The Phyllopteryx taeniolatus isolate TA_2022b chromosome 7, UOR_Ptae_1.2, whole genome shotgun sequence genome has a segment encoding these proteins:
- the gpx4a gene encoding LOW QUALITY PROTEIN: glutathione peroxidase 4a (The sequence of the model RefSeq protein was modified relative to this genomic sequence to represent the inferred CDS: deleted 1 base in 1 codon), translated as MRLIGSTVLFSVLLQALGAPTEDWSSATSIYDFSATDIDGNVVSLEKYRGNVVIITNVASKUGKTPVNYSQFAEMHAKYAERGLRILAFPSNQFANQEPGTNAEIKQFAQSYNARFDMFSKIDVNGPDAHPLWKWLKEQPNGRGFLGNGIKWNFTKFLINKEGQVVKRYGPMDDPSVIEQDLPPYLSA; from the exons ATGCGTCTCATAGGCTCCACTGTCCTGTTCAGTGTCCTGCTGCAGGCTTTG GGCGCCCCGACAGAGGACTGGAGCTCGGCCACGTCCATTTACGACTTCTCAGCTACCGACATCGACGGCAACGTGGTCTCTCTAGAAAAATACAG ggGCAACGTGGTCATCATCACCAACGTGGCGTCCAAATGAGGCAAAACGCCCGTAAACTACTCTCAGTTTGCCGAGATGCACGCCAAGTACGCTGAGAGAGGTTTACGCATCCTCGCCTTCCCTTCCAACCAGTTTGCCAACCAG GAACCAGGTACTAACGCCGAGATCAAGCAGTTTGCGCAGTCGTACAACGCTCGCTTCGACATGTTCAGCAAGATCGACGTCAAC GGCCCTGATGCTCACCCGCTGTGGAAATGGCTGAAGGAGCAGCCCAACGGGAGAGGCTTCCTGGGAAA TGGCATCAAATGGAATTTCACAAAG tttctgATCAACAAAGAGGGTCAGGTGGTGAAGCGATATGGGCCCATGGATGATCCAAGC gtgaTTGAGCAGGATCTTCCGCCGTATCTGAGCGCCTAA